GGGTTTCGTCGGTCGGATGGTCCGGGAGCACGTCGATGGCTCGCGGGACCACGGAAATCGTCTGTGGGCGCTGCTGACCTTCGAAGTATGGCTGCGCATGATGCGCGACCAGGCGGGTCGGCGGCCGGGAGCAGTCCGCGCATGAACGGATGCAACGGTGCCTGGCGGCGAGCGGTTCTGCATGGGGCCCGGGCCGCAGCCTGTGATCGAGGCGCGAGTGCAGCCGGCCGTTAGCCTGTCTGCCATGAACGGCACCCTCCCTGTTTTGCCCAGCGACTACGACGCGCTGTCCGACTTCCTGGCCGGGTTTCCCGGCGAGACCAACCCGCGCTCGTTCTGGCTCGACCGGTTTGCCTTGTGGTGGGACCGCAATCCCGCGTTCCGGGCCGGCGCCGAGAGAGGGTGGCTGCTTCGGAAGGACGGAACGGTCGTGGGCTTCTGCGGGATGGTCCCCTCCTGGTTCCAGCGGGGCGGCGAGGAGACAGCGGCCCTGACCGCCACGACTTGGCGCGTCCTGCCGGAGTTCCGCAGCCAGAGCCTGACGCTCTTCCTCGCCGTGCTCCGCGCCGCGAGGGACACCGTGATTTTCTGCACCACCCCCGGCGAGGCCACCGTAGCGGTGCTCAAGGCGATGAAATTCCAGTTGCTTCCCAGGGGCGACAGTCAAAGGAGCGTAGTGCCCATCCATGCGAGCCGTGTGGCGGCGGCCCAATTGGAAGACCGGTGGGGAGGGTCTGTGCTGGCGGGAGTGCTGGCCCGCGGACTGGACTTGTGGAGCGCCACGCGGCTCCGGCATCTCAGGCACGCGCCGAGCGGGGTCGAAGTGCGTGAGCTTGCGCATGCGGACGTCCGGTTCGACGGGCTGTGGGAGCGGACGAGGGGGCGTTACGCGAACACCAACGTGCGGCGTGCCGAGGTCATCAATTGGTTCTGTTTCGGCCACCCGGGGATGCGGAAGACGCTCCTGGGGGCCTATGTCAACGACGACCTGGTGGGCTACGGGATCTTCCGTCTCAACGCCGAGAACCGGTTCGGTTTGAAGGTCTTCGAATGCCTGGATCTGTGGCCGGACCCGGCCGAGGGCCGCGTGCTGCAGGCACTGGTGCGGGGCGCCACGGAACACGCCGAGGCCCACGGCTACGACCTGCTCGCCGTGCCGCATTTCTCCTCCGGCCTCGCGAGCGGGCTGAGGGAATTGGGCCTGATTCAGTTGGCGGGGCGCGAGAGACGGGACTACTTTCGAACGGAGGGCCGGAATGCCGGCGGCATGACGGAGGCCAATTCCTATTTTGTTGCCGCACAGGGAGATGACGGTCTGTGAGCGCCGGGCGGGCATGCAAAGAGGGGCCGGTCTTCCTGCTGCGTGCAGGATGCGGGCGTGGCTAGGCGGTGCTCTCAAGGGCAGGGCTGAAATGGGTCTACTTCACAGGGCTTGCCGCCATCGGCCGGGGCGCCGGCCTGCTGCGGAGGATCCGGCGGGACAATCTGGTGGTGGTGCTCAACCTGCACCAGGTGTCGCCGCGGTCCAACCCGTTCTGGAGCCCCTTGCAGCCGCGCCTCTTCGAGGACCTGCTGCGGTTCATGAAGCGCCACTTCGACGTGATCACGTTCGGCGAGTTGGCTGCGGCGAGAGGCAGCCGCCCGGTTGCGATCCTCTCGTTCGACGACGGCTATTACGACTTTGTCGAGTACGCGATGCCGCTCCTGCACAAGCACGGGATGCGGGCCAACCAGAACATCGTGCCGTCCTGCGTGGAAAGCGGACGCCCGCCCTGGAACGTCCAGCTCTCGGACTTTCTCAATGGCGCGCCTAGGACGCTCATCAACGAGCTGCGGCTGCCGGGCTTTGCCGAGGGACTGGCCGGGGACGACGTTGACAGCAAGACACGGTACGGGGTCGCGTTGAGCCGGTTCCTGAAGACGCGGTCGAGGCAGGAACGGCAGCCGCTCTGGTCCCGTGTGGAACAGGTCATGGAGAAAGCCGACTGGACCATGACCCGCATGATGAGCGCCGCCGACGTCCGCGCGGCCGGCGCCAGCCAGGAAATCGGCGTCCACTCCTACGCGCATGA
This genomic stretch from Nitrospirota bacterium harbors:
- a CDS encoding polysaccharide deacetylase family protein gives rise to the protein MLSRAGLKWVYFTGLAAIGRGAGLLRRIRRDNLVVVLNLHQVSPRSNPFWSPLQPRLFEDLLRFMKRHFDVITFGELAAARGSRPVAILSFDDGYYDFVEYAMPLLHKHGMRANQNIVPSCVESGRPPWNVQLSDFLNGAPRTLINELRLPGFAEGLAGDDVDSKTRYGVALSRFLKTRSRQERQPLWSRVEQVMEKADWTMTRMMSAADVRAAGASQEIGVHSYAHDSMEFESDAFFEEDLDRCVAYFEDILRMPLSIYAFPNGSYRPIHLEILRRRGISHILLVDEKFARRPCAVCPRFTMYGDSPAETRFRALGYYAQGVG